One genomic segment of Scophthalmus maximus strain ysfricsl-2021 chromosome 3, ASM2237912v1, whole genome shotgun sequence includes these proteins:
- the LOC118316998 gene encoding FERM domain-containing protein 4B isoform X2 gives MTEGRLCQVQLLDDRKLELLVQPKLLSYELLDLVSSHFNLKEKEFFGLAFCDDNGQRKWLQMDRRVLEHDFSKKPGSIALNFLVRFYVESITQLKDIITVELFFLNAKSAVCSGIIEVESENVFRLAANALQEAKGDYTSDENTRADLKKLPTLPTKVLKEHPSLAYCEDRVVEYYKQLKGVSRGQAIVQYLTLVESLPTYGVHYYEVKDKQGIPWWLGLSYKGIGQYDLQDKLKPRKLYQWKQLENLYFREKKFAVEVNDPHRRAVTKRTFGQTGLLIHTWYASHSLIKTIWAMAISQHQFYLDRKQSKAKLGTARSLEEMAMDLTEHGGAKINRLGDAVLKNNLIRASNGSLVSTGSADSEMSEEQKKEKLSELRKKEQDLQDILAKKTKELKKICLREAEITGKLPKEYPLGSGERPPQVRRRVGTAFKLDELFPYNEDPFLRNLESRFALQQKIVEAAKKLANESELCKTVKKKRRRNCLDAMHRLQQIEDEMNQYRIKKGKKPTQRASVIIADELVRSACSSLSSLPLDDDDSDGGGQRPRSRSVQGSPQLSPMRSLGADYDLDRQGTPRENHNSKNHSRLAFEGQEGSHYYHNPREVSSTNSSPYKTLPRPPRDPRSMPPTPVMTRNAYSSSQLRCEGSPHGFRHRSGSLESHPQVRKDTDSEKPVFILSRAHRSNSTEVLEDCSSYTSQSSLDYCGAANSHYSTLDSRTSTMHRLHRKVEVYGNTGSMPNLVQHHSGCSYSCETSAHYAPSAYYVTDYPCSDMEPYANGAYVYENDVEGHYNVNPSYQMNGFRGHYSSDRADGLSQNPYATVRPPRNREGPRTELLAKNMQKALVAEHLKGWYHRSRGPRDGGRGMLAGYDFDSGSQLSLGYQTMPAAFSHSSRTTSFSSVSSVESAGNWRNQLAVGLTEYDAPVTPQYPGAPASPYNRSPTHSRYRLDGGYTSIR, from the exons CCGAAGCTTCTGTCCTACGAACTCCTCGACTTGGTGTCGTCCCACTTCAACCTCAAAGAGAAGGAATTCTTCGGACTCGCGTTTTGCGATGACAa TGGTCAGAGGAAGTGGTTGCAGATGGACCGCAGGGTCCTCGAACACGACTTCTCCAAGAAGCCCGGCTCCATCGCGCTCAACTTCCTGGTCAG GTTTTATGTAGAAAGCATCACGCAGCTGAAGGACATCATCACCGTGGAGCTGTTCTTCCTCAACGCGAAATCCGCCGTCTGCAGC GGGATCATCGAAGTGGAAAGTGAAAACGTCTTCAGGTTAGCCGCGAATGCTTTGCAG GAGGCGAAGGGCGACTACACGAG TGATGAAAACACTCGGGCCGACTTGAAGAAGCTTCCAACTCTTCCCACCAAAGTTCTCAAGGAGCATCCATCACTCGCTTACTG TGAGGATCGAGTGGTGGAATATTACAAACAGCTGAAGGGGGTTTCCCGAGGACAAGCCATTGTTCA GTATTTGACGTTAGTGGAATCTCTGCCCACGTACGGCGTGCACTACTACGAGGTGAAG GATAAACAAGGGATCCCCTGGTGGCTCGGACTCAGCTACAAGGGCATCGGCCAGTACGACCTGCAGGACAAATTAAAACCTCGAAAG CTTTACCAGTGGAAGCAGCTGGAAAACTTGTACTTCCGAGAGAAAAAGTTTGCCGTGGAGGTCAACGACCCGCACAG GCGAGCAGTAACCAAGCGCACCTTCGGGCAGACGGGCCTGCTCATCCACACCTGGTATGCCAGTCACTCTCTGATCAAAACCATCTGGGCCATGGCGATCAGCCAGCACCAGTTCTACCTGGACAGAAAGCAAAGCAAA GCTAAATTAGGAACAGCTAGGAGTTTGGAGGAAATGGCCATGGATCTCACGGAGCACGGAGGAGCGAAAATAAACCGACTGGGAGACGCTGTCCTGAAGAATAACTTAATAAGAGCCAGCAATGGGAGCCTGGTGTCCACAG GTTCTGCAGACTCGGAGATGAGCGAGGaacagaagaaggagaaactcTCCGAGCTGAggaagaaggagcaggacctCCAGGACATCTTGGCCAAGAAAACGAAAGAGCTGAAAAAGATTTGTCTGCGGGAGGCG gagATTACGGGCAAACTGCCGAAGGAGTATCCACTGGGCTCCGGCGAGCGGCCGCCGCAGGTCAGACGGCGAGTCGGCACGGCCTTCAAGTTGGACGAGCTGTTCCCCTACAACGAG GATCCTTTCCTGAGGAACCTGGAGAGCAGGTTTGCTCTGCAGCAGAAGATCGTGGAGGCGGCGAAAAAGCTCGCCAACGAGTCCGAGCTGTGCAAAacggtgaagaagaagaggaggagaaactgtCTGGACGCGATGCACAGACTCCAGCAGATCGAGGACGAGATGAACCAGTACAGGATCAAGAAGGGGAAGAAGCCCACGCAGCGGGCCTCGGTCATCATCGCAG ATGAACTCGTGCGTTCAGCCTGCAGCTCCCTGTCTAGTCTCCCACTGGACGACG ATGACTCAGACGGCGGCGGTCAGAGGCCGCGGTCGCGCTCGGTCCAAGGCTCCCCTCAGCTCAGCCCGATGCGATCGCTGGGGGCAGATTATGATTTGGACCGACAGGGAACTCCGAGggaaaatcacaacagcaaGAACCACAGCAG ATTAGCTTTTGAAGGACAGGAGGGTTCCCACTACTACCACAATCCAAGAGAGGTCTCCTCCACCAACAGTAGTCCCTATAAAACCCTTCCCAGACCCCCCAGGGATCCACGCAGCATGCCTCCCACCCCGGTTATGACCCGCAATGCCTACAGCAGCAGCCAGCTCAG GTGCGAGGGGTCTCCTCACGGCTTCAGGCATCGCAGCGGAAGTCTGGAGTCACACCCTCAAGTGAGAAAAGACACCGACTCGGAGAAGCCGGTGTTCATCTTGTCTCGTGCCCATCGCAGCAACAGCACGGAGGTGTTGGAGGACTGCTCGTCCTACACCAGTCAGTCCAGTCTGGACTACTGCGGGGCCGCCAACTCCCACTACAGTACGCTGGACTCCCGCACCTCAACCATGCATCGTCTCCACAGGAAGGTGGAGGTGTACGGGAACACCGGGAGCATGCCCAACTTGGTGCAGCACCATTCCGGTTGCAGTTATTCGTGCGAGACCTCGGCACACTACGCACCGAGTGCCTACTACGTCACAGACTACCCCTGCTCGGACATGGAGCCCTACGCTAACGGTGCCTATGTGTATGAGAACGACGTGGAAGGCCACTACAACGTCAACCCTTCCTACCAAATGAATGGGTTCCGTGGACATTACAGCAGTGACCGGGCAGACGGACTCTCCCAGAATCCCTATGCGACGGTGAGGCCGCCGAGGAACCGAGAGGGGCCCAGAACCGAGCTCCTGGCCAAGAACATGCAGAAGGCCCTGGTGGCGGAGCATCTGAAAGGCTGGTACCACCGGAGCCGGGGGCccagggacggagggagagggatgcTGGCTGGATACGACTTCGACAGCGGCTCCCAGCTCAGCCTGGGCTACCAGACCATGCCGGCGGCCTTCAGCCACTCCAGCAGaaccacctccttctcctcag TGTCCTCAGTGGAGAGCGCAGGAAACTGGCGCAACCAGCTGGCGGTCGGCCTGACGGAGTACGACGCGCCCGTCACACCACAGTACCCTGGAGCTCCCGCTTCCCCGTACAACCGCAGTCCCACACACAGCAG ATATCGCCTGGACGGAGGCTACACGAGCATCCGCTGA
- the LOC118316998 gene encoding FERM domain-containing protein 4B isoform X3: MTEGRLCQVQLLDDRKLELLVQPKLLSYELLDLVSSHFNLKEKEFFGLAFCDDNGQRKWLQMDRRVLEHDFSKKPGSIALNFLVRFYVESITQLKDIITVELFFLNAKSAVCSGIIEVESENVFRLAANALQEAKGDYTSDENTRADLKKLPTLPTKVLKEHPSLAYCEDRVVEYYKQLKGVSRGQAIVQYLTLVESLPTYGVHYYEVKDKQGIPWWLGLSYKGIGQYDLQDKLKPRKLYQWKQLENLYFREKKFAVEVNDPHRRAVTKRTFGQTGLLIHTWYASHSLIKTIWAMAISQHQFYLDRKQSKAKLGTARSLEEMAMDLTEHGGAKINRLGDAVLKNNLIRASNGSLVSTGSADSEMSEEQKKEKLSELRKKEQDLQDILAKKTKELKKICLREAEITGKLPKEYPLGSGERPPQVRRRVGTAFKLDELFPYNEDPFLRNLESRFALQQKIVEAAKKLANESELCKTVKKKRRRNCLDAMHRLQQIEDEMNQYRIKKGKKPTQRASVIIADELVRSACSSLSSLPLDDDDSDGGGQRPRSRSVQGSPQLSPMRSLGADYDLDRQGTPRENHNSKNHSRCEGSPHGFRHRSGSLESHPQVRKDTDSEKPVFILSRAHRSNSTEVLEDCSSYTSQSSLDYCGAANSHYSTLDSRTSTMHRLHRKVEVYGNTGSMPNLVQHHSGCSYSCETSAHYAPSAYYVTDYPCSDMEPYANGAYVYENDVEGHYNVNPSYQMNGFRGHYSSDRADGLSQNPYATVRPPRNREGPRTELLAKNMQKALVAEHLKGWYHRSRGPRDGGRGMLAGYDFDSGSQLSLGYQTMPAAFSHSSRTTSFSSVSSVESAGNWRNQLAVGLTEYDAPVTPQYPGAPASPYNRSPTHSRFSAESKVSDTLPKRSESVEAVGAEATSADEPSANRSST, from the exons CCGAAGCTTCTGTCCTACGAACTCCTCGACTTGGTGTCGTCCCACTTCAACCTCAAAGAGAAGGAATTCTTCGGACTCGCGTTTTGCGATGACAa TGGTCAGAGGAAGTGGTTGCAGATGGACCGCAGGGTCCTCGAACACGACTTCTCCAAGAAGCCCGGCTCCATCGCGCTCAACTTCCTGGTCAG GTTTTATGTAGAAAGCATCACGCAGCTGAAGGACATCATCACCGTGGAGCTGTTCTTCCTCAACGCGAAATCCGCCGTCTGCAGC GGGATCATCGAAGTGGAAAGTGAAAACGTCTTCAGGTTAGCCGCGAATGCTTTGCAG GAGGCGAAGGGCGACTACACGAG TGATGAAAACACTCGGGCCGACTTGAAGAAGCTTCCAACTCTTCCCACCAAAGTTCTCAAGGAGCATCCATCACTCGCTTACTG TGAGGATCGAGTGGTGGAATATTACAAACAGCTGAAGGGGGTTTCCCGAGGACAAGCCATTGTTCA GTATTTGACGTTAGTGGAATCTCTGCCCACGTACGGCGTGCACTACTACGAGGTGAAG GATAAACAAGGGATCCCCTGGTGGCTCGGACTCAGCTACAAGGGCATCGGCCAGTACGACCTGCAGGACAAATTAAAACCTCGAAAG CTTTACCAGTGGAAGCAGCTGGAAAACTTGTACTTCCGAGAGAAAAAGTTTGCCGTGGAGGTCAACGACCCGCACAG GCGAGCAGTAACCAAGCGCACCTTCGGGCAGACGGGCCTGCTCATCCACACCTGGTATGCCAGTCACTCTCTGATCAAAACCATCTGGGCCATGGCGATCAGCCAGCACCAGTTCTACCTGGACAGAAAGCAAAGCAAA GCTAAATTAGGAACAGCTAGGAGTTTGGAGGAAATGGCCATGGATCTCACGGAGCACGGAGGAGCGAAAATAAACCGACTGGGAGACGCTGTCCTGAAGAATAACTTAATAAGAGCCAGCAATGGGAGCCTGGTGTCCACAG GTTCTGCAGACTCGGAGATGAGCGAGGaacagaagaaggagaaactcTCCGAGCTGAggaagaaggagcaggacctCCAGGACATCTTGGCCAAGAAAACGAAAGAGCTGAAAAAGATTTGTCTGCGGGAGGCG gagATTACGGGCAAACTGCCGAAGGAGTATCCACTGGGCTCCGGCGAGCGGCCGCCGCAGGTCAGACGGCGAGTCGGCACGGCCTTCAAGTTGGACGAGCTGTTCCCCTACAACGAG GATCCTTTCCTGAGGAACCTGGAGAGCAGGTTTGCTCTGCAGCAGAAGATCGTGGAGGCGGCGAAAAAGCTCGCCAACGAGTCCGAGCTGTGCAAAacggtgaagaagaagaggaggagaaactgtCTGGACGCGATGCACAGACTCCAGCAGATCGAGGACGAGATGAACCAGTACAGGATCAAGAAGGGGAAGAAGCCCACGCAGCGGGCCTCGGTCATCATCGCAG ATGAACTCGTGCGTTCAGCCTGCAGCTCCCTGTCTAGTCTCCCACTGGACGACG ATGACTCAGACGGCGGCGGTCAGAGGCCGCGGTCGCGCTCGGTCCAAGGCTCCCCTCAGCTCAGCCCGATGCGATCGCTGGGGGCAGATTATGATTTGGACCGACAGGGAACTCCGAGggaaaatcacaacagcaaGAACCACAGCAG GTGCGAGGGGTCTCCTCACGGCTTCAGGCATCGCAGCGGAAGTCTGGAGTCACACCCTCAAGTGAGAAAAGACACCGACTCGGAGAAGCCGGTGTTCATCTTGTCTCGTGCCCATCGCAGCAACAGCACGGAGGTGTTGGAGGACTGCTCGTCCTACACCAGTCAGTCCAGTCTGGACTACTGCGGGGCCGCCAACTCCCACTACAGTACGCTGGACTCCCGCACCTCAACCATGCATCGTCTCCACAGGAAGGTGGAGGTGTACGGGAACACCGGGAGCATGCCCAACTTGGTGCAGCACCATTCCGGTTGCAGTTATTCGTGCGAGACCTCGGCACACTACGCACCGAGTGCCTACTACGTCACAGACTACCCCTGCTCGGACATGGAGCCCTACGCTAACGGTGCCTATGTGTATGAGAACGACGTGGAAGGCCACTACAACGTCAACCCTTCCTACCAAATGAATGGGTTCCGTGGACATTACAGCAGTGACCGGGCAGACGGACTCTCCCAGAATCCCTATGCGACGGTGAGGCCGCCGAGGAACCGAGAGGGGCCCAGAACCGAGCTCCTGGCCAAGAACATGCAGAAGGCCCTGGTGGCGGAGCATCTGAAAGGCTGGTACCACCGGAGCCGGGGGCccagggacggagggagagggatgcTGGCTGGATACGACTTCGACAGCGGCTCCCAGCTCAGCCTGGGCTACCAGACCATGCCGGCGGCCTTCAGCCACTCCAGCAGaaccacctccttctcctcag TGTCCTCAGTGGAGAGCGCAGGAAACTGGCGCAACCAGCTGGCGGTCGGCCTGACGGAGTACGACGCGCCCGTCACACCACAGTACCCTGGAGCTCCCGCTTCCCCGTACAACCGCAGTCCCACACACAGCAG GTTTTCTGCTGAAAGCAAAGTGTCTGACACGCTGCCTAAACGCTCTGAGTCAGTTGAGGCGGTTGGCGCTGAGGCCACTAGTGCAGACGAACCATCGGCGAACCGTTCTAGCACTTAA
- the LOC118316998 gene encoding FERM domain-containing protein 4B isoform X1, which yields MTEGRLCQVQLLDDRKLELLVQPKLLSYELLDLVSSHFNLKEKEFFGLAFCDDNGQRKWLQMDRRVLEHDFSKKPGSIALNFLVRFYVESITQLKDIITVELFFLNAKSAVCSGIIEVESENVFRLAANALQEAKGDYTSDENTRADLKKLPTLPTKVLKEHPSLAYCEDRVVEYYKQLKGVSRGQAIVQYLTLVESLPTYGVHYYEVKDKQGIPWWLGLSYKGIGQYDLQDKLKPRKLYQWKQLENLYFREKKFAVEVNDPHRRAVTKRTFGQTGLLIHTWYASHSLIKTIWAMAISQHQFYLDRKQSKAKLGTARSLEEMAMDLTEHGGAKINRLGDAVLKNNLIRASNGSLVSTGSADSEMSEEQKKEKLSELRKKEQDLQDILAKKTKELKKICLREAEITGKLPKEYPLGSGERPPQVRRRVGTAFKLDELFPYNEDPFLRNLESRFALQQKIVEAAKKLANESELCKTVKKKRRRNCLDAMHRLQQIEDEMNQYRIKKGKKPTQRASVIIADELVRSACSSLSSLPLDDDDSDGGGQRPRSRSVQGSPQLSPMRSLGADYDLDRQGTPRENHNSKNHSRLAFEGQEGSHYYHNPREVSSTNSSPYKTLPRPPRDPRSMPPTPVMTRNAYSSSQLRCEGSPHGFRHRSGSLESHPQVRKDTDSEKPVFILSRAHRSNSTEVLEDCSSYTSQSSLDYCGAANSHYSTLDSRTSTMHRLHRKVEVYGNTGSMPNLVQHHSGCSYSCETSAHYAPSAYYVTDYPCSDMEPYANGAYVYENDVEGHYNVNPSYQMNGFRGHYSSDRADGLSQNPYATVRPPRNREGPRTELLAKNMQKALVAEHLKGWYHRSRGPRDGGRGMLAGYDFDSGSQLSLGYQTMPAAFSHSSRTTSFSSVSSVESAGNWRNQLAVGLTEYDAPVTPQYPGAPASPYNRSPTHSRFSAESKVSDTLPKRSESVEAVGAEATSADEPSANRSST from the exons CCGAAGCTTCTGTCCTACGAACTCCTCGACTTGGTGTCGTCCCACTTCAACCTCAAAGAGAAGGAATTCTTCGGACTCGCGTTTTGCGATGACAa TGGTCAGAGGAAGTGGTTGCAGATGGACCGCAGGGTCCTCGAACACGACTTCTCCAAGAAGCCCGGCTCCATCGCGCTCAACTTCCTGGTCAG GTTTTATGTAGAAAGCATCACGCAGCTGAAGGACATCATCACCGTGGAGCTGTTCTTCCTCAACGCGAAATCCGCCGTCTGCAGC GGGATCATCGAAGTGGAAAGTGAAAACGTCTTCAGGTTAGCCGCGAATGCTTTGCAG GAGGCGAAGGGCGACTACACGAG TGATGAAAACACTCGGGCCGACTTGAAGAAGCTTCCAACTCTTCCCACCAAAGTTCTCAAGGAGCATCCATCACTCGCTTACTG TGAGGATCGAGTGGTGGAATATTACAAACAGCTGAAGGGGGTTTCCCGAGGACAAGCCATTGTTCA GTATTTGACGTTAGTGGAATCTCTGCCCACGTACGGCGTGCACTACTACGAGGTGAAG GATAAACAAGGGATCCCCTGGTGGCTCGGACTCAGCTACAAGGGCATCGGCCAGTACGACCTGCAGGACAAATTAAAACCTCGAAAG CTTTACCAGTGGAAGCAGCTGGAAAACTTGTACTTCCGAGAGAAAAAGTTTGCCGTGGAGGTCAACGACCCGCACAG GCGAGCAGTAACCAAGCGCACCTTCGGGCAGACGGGCCTGCTCATCCACACCTGGTATGCCAGTCACTCTCTGATCAAAACCATCTGGGCCATGGCGATCAGCCAGCACCAGTTCTACCTGGACAGAAAGCAAAGCAAA GCTAAATTAGGAACAGCTAGGAGTTTGGAGGAAATGGCCATGGATCTCACGGAGCACGGAGGAGCGAAAATAAACCGACTGGGAGACGCTGTCCTGAAGAATAACTTAATAAGAGCCAGCAATGGGAGCCTGGTGTCCACAG GTTCTGCAGACTCGGAGATGAGCGAGGaacagaagaaggagaaactcTCCGAGCTGAggaagaaggagcaggacctCCAGGACATCTTGGCCAAGAAAACGAAAGAGCTGAAAAAGATTTGTCTGCGGGAGGCG gagATTACGGGCAAACTGCCGAAGGAGTATCCACTGGGCTCCGGCGAGCGGCCGCCGCAGGTCAGACGGCGAGTCGGCACGGCCTTCAAGTTGGACGAGCTGTTCCCCTACAACGAG GATCCTTTCCTGAGGAACCTGGAGAGCAGGTTTGCTCTGCAGCAGAAGATCGTGGAGGCGGCGAAAAAGCTCGCCAACGAGTCCGAGCTGTGCAAAacggtgaagaagaagaggaggagaaactgtCTGGACGCGATGCACAGACTCCAGCAGATCGAGGACGAGATGAACCAGTACAGGATCAAGAAGGGGAAGAAGCCCACGCAGCGGGCCTCGGTCATCATCGCAG ATGAACTCGTGCGTTCAGCCTGCAGCTCCCTGTCTAGTCTCCCACTGGACGACG ATGACTCAGACGGCGGCGGTCAGAGGCCGCGGTCGCGCTCGGTCCAAGGCTCCCCTCAGCTCAGCCCGATGCGATCGCTGGGGGCAGATTATGATTTGGACCGACAGGGAACTCCGAGggaaaatcacaacagcaaGAACCACAGCAG ATTAGCTTTTGAAGGACAGGAGGGTTCCCACTACTACCACAATCCAAGAGAGGTCTCCTCCACCAACAGTAGTCCCTATAAAACCCTTCCCAGACCCCCCAGGGATCCACGCAGCATGCCTCCCACCCCGGTTATGACCCGCAATGCCTACAGCAGCAGCCAGCTCAG GTGCGAGGGGTCTCCTCACGGCTTCAGGCATCGCAGCGGAAGTCTGGAGTCACACCCTCAAGTGAGAAAAGACACCGACTCGGAGAAGCCGGTGTTCATCTTGTCTCGTGCCCATCGCAGCAACAGCACGGAGGTGTTGGAGGACTGCTCGTCCTACACCAGTCAGTCCAGTCTGGACTACTGCGGGGCCGCCAACTCCCACTACAGTACGCTGGACTCCCGCACCTCAACCATGCATCGTCTCCACAGGAAGGTGGAGGTGTACGGGAACACCGGGAGCATGCCCAACTTGGTGCAGCACCATTCCGGTTGCAGTTATTCGTGCGAGACCTCGGCACACTACGCACCGAGTGCCTACTACGTCACAGACTACCCCTGCTCGGACATGGAGCCCTACGCTAACGGTGCCTATGTGTATGAGAACGACGTGGAAGGCCACTACAACGTCAACCCTTCCTACCAAATGAATGGGTTCCGTGGACATTACAGCAGTGACCGGGCAGACGGACTCTCCCAGAATCCCTATGCGACGGTGAGGCCGCCGAGGAACCGAGAGGGGCCCAGAACCGAGCTCCTGGCCAAGAACATGCAGAAGGCCCTGGTGGCGGAGCATCTGAAAGGCTGGTACCACCGGAGCCGGGGGCccagggacggagggagagggatgcTGGCTGGATACGACTTCGACAGCGGCTCCCAGCTCAGCCTGGGCTACCAGACCATGCCGGCGGCCTTCAGCCACTCCAGCAGaaccacctccttctcctcag TGTCCTCAGTGGAGAGCGCAGGAAACTGGCGCAACCAGCTGGCGGTCGGCCTGACGGAGTACGACGCGCCCGTCACACCACAGTACCCTGGAGCTCCCGCTTCCCCGTACAACCGCAGTCCCACACACAGCAG GTTTTCTGCTGAAAGCAAAGTGTCTGACACGCTGCCTAAACGCTCTGAGTCAGTTGAGGCGGTTGGCGCTGAGGCCACTAGTGCAGACGAACCATCGGCGAACCGTTCTAGCACTTAA